One stretch of Deinococcus hopiensis KR-140 DNA includes these proteins:
- a CDS encoding tetratricopeptide repeat protein yields MAVQRGLGSVYRAYGEYPRAQHAYREALRLALSVEDRVAALLGEARTLALWGRCDEALSTLYDAAGQAGQLGPEGGDHRVFASVAAIRLMLGDHEGAQAALNRAGGLTRDDGHLVAVVHAELLRTQGHEEDARDLLAARNMRSEWVGETARLFPALFALVDIHPVSPAPWTAEVNAEGPVTVRMHGEALPLRPQRPEAALLVLLLEGGTLRRERVQDALDLPGRDENARRKALSRVVGDLRDALGWPGAVQTGDGLLRLSTDLTWVLHTPGPEQAESFCEGRLDPWLENWRLHHAPLSTVL; encoded by the coding sequence ATGGCAGTACAGCGTGGTCTTGGCAGCGTGTACCGCGCGTACGGGGAGTATCCAAGGGCACAGCACGCTTACCGGGAGGCACTCCGACTTGCCCTTTCGGTGGAGGACCGGGTGGCGGCGCTGCTGGGGGAAGCGAGGACCCTCGCCCTGTGGGGGCGCTGTGACGAGGCGCTCTCTACCCTGTATGACGCGGCGGGACAGGCCGGTCAGCTCGGCCCGGAAGGGGGAGACCACCGGGTGTTCGCCAGCGTGGCCGCCATCCGCCTGATGCTGGGAGACCACGAAGGCGCGCAGGCAGCCCTGAACCGTGCCGGAGGGCTGACCCGGGACGACGGGCACCTGGTGGCCGTCGTGCATGCGGAACTGCTGCGCACGCAGGGCCACGAGGAGGACGCGCGTGACCTCCTGGCCGCGAGAAACATGCGCTCCGAGTGGGTGGGGGAGACCGCGCGGCTCTTCCCGGCCCTGTTCGCACTCGTGGATATTCATCCCGTGTCTCCCGCCCCGTGGACGGCGGAGGTAAACGCTGAGGGCCCGGTCACGGTTCGCATGCACGGTGAGGCGCTTCCCCTGCGGCCTCAGCGTCCGGAAGCCGCGCTGTTGGTGCTGCTGCTCGAAGGGGGAACGCTCAGACGGGAGCGGGTTCAGGATGCCCTGGACCTGCCGGGCCGGGACGAGAACGCCCGGCGCAAGGCGCTCAGCCGCGTGGTGGGCGACCTGCGTGACGCGCTGGGGTGGCCAGGTGCAGTTCAGACGGGCGACGGACTCCTGCGCCTCTCCACCGATCTGACCTGGGTCCTGCATACCCCCGGTCCAGAACAGGCGGAGTCGTTCTGCGAGGGCCGCCTTGACCCCTGGCTGGAGAACTGGCGCCTCCACCACGCCCCACTTTCTACAGTCCTGTAA
- a CDS encoding ParB/RepB/Spo0J family partition protein — protein sequence MTRKRPERQRNLAGLLAGAADLTQPGTSPVHHLPVDALRPGSQQPRRAFDEAGLESLAESVRREGVLQPLLVRPVDVGHEIVAGERRWRAAQRAGLTEVPVVVRELTDREAQRMALVENLQREDLNTVDEVDAKLDLVASVLGLPREDARARLMQLLRGEPGEEHAALESAFAPLGENWTSFAKNKLRILKWPSVVLEAVRAGLPFTLGSIIVAAPDEHHAALVALAQTGAGRQEIQAEIKRLGEAKGKEKVPEALRVARVLGSTRFISALDPDARKALDRWLAKMPEAVRNALGD from the coding sequence ATGACCCGGAAGCGGCCGGAACGTCAACGCAATCTGGCCGGACTCCTGGCTGGCGCGGCAGACCTGACGCAGCCTGGCACCTCCCCGGTTCACCATCTCCCGGTGGACGCACTCCGGCCGGGCAGCCAACAGCCCCGGCGGGCGTTTGACGAGGCGGGGCTGGAGAGCCTGGCCGAGAGCGTCCGCCGGGAGGGCGTGCTTCAACCTCTCCTTGTGCGGCCTGTGGACGTCGGGCATGAGATTGTCGCCGGAGAGCGCCGCTGGCGAGCGGCGCAACGGGCCGGCCTCACGGAGGTGCCCGTGGTCGTGCGGGAATTGACGGACAGGGAAGCCCAGCGGATGGCCCTCGTCGAAAACCTGCAGCGGGAGGACCTCAACACGGTGGACGAGGTGGATGCCAAGCTCGACCTGGTCGCCTCGGTGCTGGGCCTGCCCCGCGAGGACGCGCGTGCCCGACTCATGCAGCTTCTGCGTGGGGAGCCGGGTGAGGAGCATGCCGCCCTGGAATCTGCGTTCGCTCCTCTGGGGGAAAACTGGACCTCCTTCGCAAAGAACAAACTCCGCATCCTGAAATGGCCGTCTGTGGTGCTGGAAGCGGTGCGGGCTGGCCTGCCGTTCACGTTGGGGTCGATCATCGTGGCGGCACCTGATGAACATCACGCCGCCCTTGTTGCCCTGGCTCAGACAGGAGCAGGCCGACAGGAGATTCAGGCGGAGATCAAACGTCTGGGAGAAGCAAAAGGCAAAGAAAAGGTTCCGGAGGCCCTGCGCGTGGCGCGGGTACTGGGCAGCACTCGGTTCATCAGTGCTCTCGATCCCGACGCCCGCAAGGCCTTGGACCGCTGGTTGGCAAAAATGCCAGAAGCAGTGCGCAACGCGCTCGGTGACTGA
- a CDS encoding ParA family protein, giving the protein MITLTVFNHAGGAGKTSLTLNVGHELARSGLRVLLIDLDPQANLTGWLGVTGVVRAATVYSVAVDGLPLPHPTEVHGLHLIPAHVGLALAESQMMGRVGAQTRLRRALEGVADRYDLVLIDSPPSLGQLAILGALAADRMIVPVPTRQKGLDALPGLQEAFTEYREVRPDLTVAMYVPTFYDARRLHDREVLADLRANLSPLATPVPQREAVWLDSTAQGAPVGVYAPNSPVHRDIQTLTADIAQAVDLPYGGPA; this is encoded by the coding sequence GTGATCACCCTCACTGTGTTCAACCACGCGGGCGGCGCGGGGAAGACCAGCCTCACGCTGAACGTCGGGCATGAGCTGGCCCGTTCTGGTCTACGCGTTCTGCTGATCGACCTTGACCCTCAGGCCAACCTGACAGGGTGGCTTGGAGTCACGGGCGTCGTCCGCGCGGCGACAGTCTATTCCGTCGCTGTCGACGGCCTTCCTCTCCCCCACCCCACGGAGGTTCACGGCCTGCACCTCATCCCGGCGCATGTGGGACTTGCCCTCGCCGAGAGTCAGATGATGGGCCGGGTCGGCGCCCAGACCAGATTGCGCCGTGCGCTGGAGGGCGTGGCGGACCGGTACGACCTGGTTCTCATCGACTCCCCTCCCTCGCTGGGTCAGCTCGCCATTCTCGGCGCGCTCGCGGCCGACCGCATGATCGTGCCCGTCCCCACCCGGCAAAAGGGTCTGGACGCCCTGCCCGGCCTGCAGGAGGCGTTTACGGAGTACAGGGAGGTTCGTCCCGACCTCACCGTCGCGATGTACGTCCCTACCTTCTACGACGCGCGTCGTCTGCACGACCGCGAGGTGCTTGCCGACCTGCGGGCGAACCTCTCCCCCCTCGCGACGCCGGTGCCACAGCGGGAGGCTGTCTGGCTGGACTCCACGGCTCAGGGTGCCCCAGTGGGCGTCTACGCGCCGAACAGTCCGGTTCACCGTGACATTCAGACCCTGACTGCAGATATCGCGCAGGCGGTGGACCTTCCGTACGGCGGTCCCGCATGA
- a CDS encoding DNA/RNA helicase domain-containing protein, with protein sequence MDGDGAWNSPTPRAPTAGRRAPENPHQLRLNSYRVLLSRGRDGLILYVPQRPTLDVTYAYFQARSCLRSLK encoded by the coding sequence ATGGACGGGGACGGGGCCTGGAACTCCCCTACACCCCGTGCCCCTACAGCAGGCAGGCGGGCGCCGGAAAACCCTCACCAGCTCCGCCTGAATTCCTACCGGGTGCTTCTCTCTCGAGGTCGAGACGGCCTGATCCTGTACGTCCCCCAGCGACCCACCCTTGACGTCACCTACGCGTACTTCCAGGCAAGAAGCTGCCTTAGAAGCTTGAAGTAG
- a CDS encoding uracil-DNA glycosylase: MTSPPLVPYPKEPRQLAQPEHLEHRRQLLQAPHHAPLSEYVQDLRKQIHEQGLNIPDLDPVGGGIHARILYLLEAPGPKASQHLGGSGFVSMDNNDLTAQTVFTLTQQAGVNRDWLMSWNIVPWYVGNGNSIRPVQPSEIVQGRGHLHALLALLPDLRVVVTFGRPAAVGWSGLAAEFPALTTLSTWHASGLALNGHPERRAHLLSTLELAQQLAQHAFDARGPRWLRSLPKSPTLQGATPLSFNGPTSSF, from the coding sequence ATGACGTCCCCTCCCCTCGTTCCCTATCCGAAGGAGCCTCGGCAGCTTGCCCAGCCCGAGCACTTGGAACACCGGCGGCAACTGCTTCAAGCGCCACACCATGCGCCGCTGAGTGAATACGTGCAGGACTTGCGGAAGCAAATTCACGAGCAGGGGCTGAACATTCCAGACCTTGATCCTGTAGGGGGCGGCATTCACGCGAGAATCCTGTACTTGCTCGAAGCACCAGGCCCGAAAGCGTCCCAACATTTGGGAGGCAGCGGGTTCGTCAGCATGGACAACAACGACCTCACCGCCCAAACCGTCTTTACCTTGACGCAGCAGGCGGGCGTCAATCGGGACTGGCTGATGTCCTGGAACATCGTGCCCTGGTACGTCGGGAATGGAAATAGCATTCGACCTGTGCAACCGAGTGAGATTGTGCAGGGCCGAGGGCATCTGCACGCACTGCTGGCCTTGTTGCCAGACCTTCGTGTTGTCGTGACGTTCGGGCGACCTGCTGCGGTCGGTTGGTCAGGCCTTGCGGCGGAGTTTCCTGCGCTCACCACCCTGTCGACCTGGCACGCGAGCGGCTTGGCTCTCAACGGACACCCGGAACGGCGGGCGCACCTGCTCTCCACGTTGGAACTGGCGCAGCAATTGGCTCAACACGCCTTTGACGCTCGTGGACCCCGGTGGCTCCGTTCTCTGCCAAAGAGTCCCACACTCCAGGGAGCCACTCCGCTCTCCTTTAATGGGCCTACTTCAAGCTTCTAA
- a CDS encoding Imm10 family immunity protein codes for MPVRFVASALAVEDLPDVNTFLIALADNAEEPVHLLELQKALEADEDDPDSDTYCLVRDGEVTHYGGVTACLLHEHCLILRLDDEAASALGTDGFEVELDLEEEECVVLHGAITRLLQGDRLKPGNLVLG; via the coding sequence ATGCCTGTCCGCTTTGTCGCCAGTGCTCTTGCGGTCGAGGACCTTCCCGACGTCAACACCTTCCTTATCGCCTTGGCTGACAACGCTGAGGAGCCCGTGCATCTGTTGGAGTTGCAGAAGGCACTGGAGGCGGATGAGGACGACCCCGATTCCGACACCTACTGTCTGGTCCGAGACGGGGAGGTCACGCACTACGGCGGCGTCACAGCCTGCCTGCTGCATGAACACTGCTTGATTCTGCGGCTTGACGACGAAGCTGCCAGCGCTCTGGGAACCGACGGCTTTGAAGTTGAGCTCGATTTGGAGGAGGAGGAGTGCGTGGTCCTGCACGGTGCCATCACCCGCCTCTTGCAGGGTGACCGCCTTAAGCCAGGCAACCTGGTGCTGGGGTGA
- a CDS encoding AAA family ATPase, whose translation MAGTKKDLTFSNHAGGVGKSSSVRDIGYTLRRPGYRVILTDAEPRVNFTDWLGVRSIS comes from the coding sequence ATGGCGGGGACGAAGAAAGACCTGACCTTTTCCAACCATGCCGGTGGGGTAGGAAAGTCAAGCAGTGTGCGTGACATCGGCTATACCCTGAGGCGTCCGGGATACCGGGTGATCCTTACCGATGCTGAACCGCGAGTGAACTTCACTGACTGGCTCGGCGTCCGGAGCATCTCCTGA
- a CDS encoding replication initiator protein A, translating to MNGPADQNVVLREDLNVAQLGLISIQRKIAPDYTSWKVAFERSGIASEVECNGAQKYGVPHGIDNDSYLALQELYIEQGCPENGVLVFTIYRLLQMCGLEDSGANRRMLRESLERLSATQYWISGAWRSHEDDDWVTVGFRLIEKLVFTRSRKDVDGAKLIAVTLPQELTRNIRNGYFKFVSTSLLRQLGQPARAAYRVLDALRHDPVQHQARTVSLQIPLMDLAQRCGIATDKPDKIRRTLDPIHEDLLHSEYLKDVEVTGRGKRQVVTYTFGQASAEADPELVALLVAMKVPVVAAKKTALDHPQHVRIGVEQARAILARGYRPQNEVGFVLDVVRSYGSGKYAWPEGTDSPEEIPKKLPRKAAAPAPQEDVPASKEDLVRTLAFLLKAEGVRREEITSLPEGILKDIHQRVLGRPKEEREQAVSLLKSLLSLN from the coding sequence TTGAACGGACCTGCTGACCAGAACGTCGTGCTGAGAGAGGACCTGAACGTCGCTCAGCTCGGCCTGATTTCGATTCAGCGGAAGATCGCTCCGGACTACACCTCCTGGAAGGTGGCGTTCGAGCGCTCGGGCATTGCGAGTGAGGTCGAGTGTAACGGGGCGCAGAAGTACGGGGTTCCGCACGGCATCGACAACGACTCTTACCTGGCTTTGCAGGAACTCTACATAGAGCAAGGTTGCCCGGAAAACGGCGTCCTCGTGTTCACCATCTACCGCCTCCTCCAGATGTGTGGACTGGAAGACAGTGGGGCCAACCGGCGGATGCTGCGCGAGAGCCTGGAACGCCTGAGCGCCACCCAGTACTGGATCAGCGGAGCATGGCGCAGCCACGAGGACGACGACTGGGTCACAGTCGGCTTCCGGCTGATCGAAAAGCTCGTCTTCACGCGCAGCCGCAAGGATGTCGATGGAGCAAAGCTCATCGCGGTGACCTTGCCGCAGGAACTGACGCGAAATATCCGCAACGGCTATTTCAAATTCGTCAGCACCTCTCTGCTCCGGCAGCTCGGCCAACCCGCCCGGGCAGCCTACCGGGTTCTCGACGCGCTGCGGCACGACCCCGTACAGCATCAGGCCCGGACGGTCAGCCTGCAAATCCCCCTGATGGACCTCGCCCAGCGCTGCGGTATCGCCACGGACAAGCCGGACAAGATTCGCCGTACGCTCGATCCTATTCACGAGGATCTCCTCCATTCCGAGTACCTCAAGGACGTCGAAGTTACTGGTCGCGGCAAACGCCAGGTGGTGACCTACACGTTCGGGCAGGCATCAGCCGAAGCCGATCCAGAACTGGTCGCGCTGCTGGTCGCCATGAAAGTCCCGGTGGTTGCGGCCAAGAAGACGGCCCTCGACCACCCGCAGCACGTCAGGATCGGTGTCGAGCAGGCCAGGGCCATCCTGGCACGGGGATACAGACCCCAGAACGAGGTGGGCTTCGTCCTCGATGTGGTCCGCTCCTATGGAAGCGGCAAATATGCCTGGCCGGAGGGGACGGACTCCCCGGAGGAGATCCCGAAGAAACTGCCCCGTAAAGCTGCTGCCCCCGCCCCGCAGGAGGACGTCCCCGCTTCCAAAGAAGACCTCGTCCGCACCCTCGCGTTCCTGCTGAAGGCGGAGGGCGTTCGCCGGGAAGAAATCACTTCCCTCCCCGAGGGCATTTTGAAGGACATTCATCAGCGTGTTCTGGGACGTCCGAAGGAGGAGCGCGAGCAGGCGGTCTCTCTCCTCAAGTCACTGCTGTCCCTGAACTGA
- a CDS encoding vWA domain-containing protein — protein MTDLPPRIELLPLKAALPMGLDGETTVLVRIRPLDLPPQDGPRPPLNLALVIDRSGSMSGHPLAMARKATQVGLRKLEAQDRVSVVIFDDEVELLVPSQPAENIEHLCRVVEGITDGGSTALHAGWLDGAMQVAGHLNPQALNRVLLLSDGHANVGKRRVQEIVPDVAGLTKRGVSTSTIGLGTGYDEDLLRGMAVAGDGNFEHIEDPEQLPRYFDAEFSALSRTTGHTVSLGIEPNPALGSLRQEVLNDLARNDLGRYQLPNLMAGQPIEIVLTLHVPAQPQGVDLGITRVRLAWTGRDGVRRKMRAQLNLPVVSGEAYDLLPENEEVRLALELQRNARAKRDAVDRLDAGDVLGAQRVLRSRREVFGLVAPAPAFLRSQELDELADLERNVAGDANVARKRAASQSFDRSRSKR, from the coding sequence ATGACGGACCTGCCCCCCCGGATCGAACTCCTCCCCCTCAAGGCCGCTCTCCCTATGGGCTTGGACGGCGAGACGACCGTTCTGGTCCGCATTCGCCCGTTGGACCTGCCCCCACAGGATGGTCCGCGTCCGCCCCTGAATCTCGCCCTGGTAATCGACCGCAGTGGCAGCATGAGCGGCCATCCGCTGGCCATGGCACGAAAAGCCACCCAGGTCGGCCTGCGCAAACTCGAAGCGCAAGACCGGGTCAGCGTCGTGATCTTCGACGACGAGGTCGAGTTGCTCGTTCCTTCTCAGCCTGCTGAGAACATCGAACACCTCTGCCGTGTGGTGGAAGGCATCACGGATGGAGGCTCCACCGCCCTGCATGCTGGCTGGCTCGACGGGGCCATGCAGGTCGCTGGGCATCTCAACCCGCAGGCGCTGAACCGGGTGCTGCTCCTGAGTGACGGCCATGCGAACGTCGGCAAGCGCCGGGTGCAGGAGATCGTGCCGGACGTCGCGGGCCTCACGAAGCGTGGGGTCAGCACCAGCACCATCGGGCTGGGGACCGGGTACGACGAGGACCTCCTGCGCGGCATGGCCGTGGCGGGCGACGGCAATTTCGAGCATATCGAGGATCCAGAGCAGCTGCCCCGCTATTTCGACGCCGAGTTTAGTGCCCTGTCCCGAACCACTGGGCACACGGTCAGTCTTGGGATCGAACCGAATCCAGCGCTGGGCAGCTTGCGCCAGGAGGTGCTCAACGACCTCGCACGCAACGACCTGGGCCGTTACCAACTGCCGAATCTGATGGCCGGGCAACCGATCGAGATCGTTCTGACTCTGCATGTCCCAGCCCAGCCACAGGGAGTGGACCTCGGGATCACTCGCGTGCGCCTGGCGTGGACGGGACGTGATGGGGTACGCCGGAAGATGCGGGCGCAACTCAATCTTCCGGTCGTGTCCGGGGAAGCGTACGACCTCCTACCTGAGAACGAGGAAGTGCGCCTGGCGCTGGAGTTGCAGCGCAATGCCCGGGCCAAGCGTGACGCGGTGGATCGCCTGGACGCGGGGGATGTGCTGGGCGCGCAACGGGTGTTGCGGAGCCGTCGAGAGGTCTTCGGCCTCGTGGCCCCCGCGCCAGCCTTCCTCCGGAGCCAGGAACTGGACGAACTGGCGGATCTGGAACGGAACGTCGCGGGAGATGCCAATGTCGCCCGTAAACGCGCCGCGAGCCAGAGCTTCGACCGCAGCCGAAGCAAGCGCTGA
- a CDS encoding nicotinate phosphoribosyltransferase, with the protein MTQTQEQLAPIIIPLSEENILLDTDSYKVSHAFQYKPGAVRHTAYLESRGGRYARTVMFGLQYILKRWMETRVTEAMVYEAAEAFGQHGVTFPLEQMLRIPQVHGGRLPLEIRALPEGSVVPVRTPLMTVTNTDPELPFLVGYFEALLERVWYPITVATQSWHIKQIIKEALERTSDHPEAELPYKLHDFGSRGVSSAESAAIGGAAHLVNFQGSDTFAGVRMLRNYYRAPMAAVSIPAAEHSTVTSWGKEGEVDAYRHALKALGTKGGLLAVVSDSYDLKNALSNIWGDALRQEVIDSGTTLVIRPDSGNPADMVRMTVNVLASRFGTTLNSKGYKVLNNVRVIQGDGINAESIREIIAAIETDGFSLTNVAFGMGGALLQQVDRDTQRVAYKLSAELFGDGTFMGVYKDPITDPGKRSKDGVLDVVIEDGKYVTRQYQTFDTTFPGSAMRTVYRDGEVLIEDDLETVRARAALGS; encoded by the coding sequence ATGACGCAGACCCAGGAACAGCTTGCTCCGATCATCATCCCCCTCAGCGAAGAGAACATCTTGCTGGACACCGACTCCTACAAGGTGTCGCACGCCTTCCAGTACAAGCCCGGGGCAGTGCGCCACACCGCTTACCTCGAAAGCCGGGGCGGACGTTACGCCAGGACCGTGATGTTCGGCCTTCAGTACATCCTCAAGCGCTGGATGGAAACCCGCGTCACGGAAGCGATGGTGTACGAAGCCGCCGAAGCGTTCGGGCAGCACGGCGTTACCTTTCCGCTCGAACAGATGCTGCGTATTCCCCAGGTCCACGGTGGCCGCCTTCCCCTGGAGATCCGCGCCCTGCCTGAAGGCAGCGTCGTTCCCGTTCGGACGCCGCTGATGACCGTCACCAACACCGATCCGGAACTCCCCTTCCTGGTCGGCTACTTTGAAGCCCTCCTGGAACGCGTGTGGTACCCCATCACGGTCGCCACGCAAAGCTGGCACATCAAGCAGATCATCAAAGAAGCGCTGGAGCGCACGAGCGACCACCCCGAAGCGGAGCTTCCCTACAAGCTGCACGACTTCGGTTCACGTGGGGTGAGCAGCGCGGAGAGCGCGGCCATCGGCGGCGCAGCGCACCTGGTGAACTTCCAGGGCTCCGACACGTTTGCGGGGGTGCGGATGCTGCGCAACTACTACCGCGCCCCCATGGCCGCCGTGAGCATTCCCGCGGCGGAGCACTCCACCGTCACCTCCTGGGGCAAGGAAGGCGAGGTGGACGCCTACCGCCACGCCCTGAAGGCGCTGGGGACCAAAGGCGGCCTGCTGGCTGTGGTCAGCGACAGCTATGACCTGAAAAACGCCCTCAGCAACATCTGGGGGGATGCGCTGCGGCAGGAAGTGATCGACTCGGGCACCACACTCGTGATTCGCCCGGATTCCGGCAACCCGGCCGATATGGTCCGCATGACGGTCAATGTTCTGGCGAGCCGCTTCGGCACCACGCTGAACAGCAAGGGCTACAAGGTGCTCAACAACGTCCGCGTCATCCAGGGGGACGGGATCAACGCGGAGTCCATCCGCGAGATCATCGCGGCCATCGAGACGGACGGCTTTTCCCTCACCAACGTGGCGTTCGGCATGGGTGGGGCGCTCCTCCAGCAGGTCGACCGCGATACCCAGCGCGTCGCGTACAAGCTCAGCGCCGAGCTGTTCGGGGACGGCACCTTCATGGGCGTGTACAAAGACCCCATCACTGATCCAGGCAAGCGCAGCAAGGACGGGGTTCTCGACGTTGTGATTGAGGACGGCAAGTACGTGACCAGGCAGTACCAGACGTTTGACACAACTTTTCCGGGTTCCGCCATGCGCACCGTGTACCGCGACGGGGAAGTGCTGATCGAAGACGATCTTGAGACCGTTCGTGCCCGCGCGGCACTGGGCAGCTGA
- a CDS encoding bifunctional nicotinamide-nucleotide adenylyltransferase/Nudix hydroxylase yields MSTRKRQFGVYIGRFQPLHNAHLAVIKEALQRVEKLIIVLGSANAARSIRNPWHEEEREVMVRAALSAEGVPAHRVIVASVRDHHYNEDMWLAEVQQAVYTHTRGTDDVALIGHLKDETSYYLHSFPGFDPLPTQVRLEHSASSVRQAYFEGDMERVAQDVPAAVYAQLQTFAQTPAYAELQSEWRDILAYRAAWASSPFPPTFNTTDAVVVRSGHVLAIRRGVNPGKGKLALPGGFLDVHQPLLTSAIRELREETGLGPMFGAQEWSNYLVGKETFDHPARSLRGRTITTAFHFHLGNGSLPNVQGSDDAQEAMWIPISAALGSPREWFEDHHAILEAFLLAPNLGRPGLPHVTHMR; encoded by the coding sequence ATGTCCACGCGCAAAAGGCAATTCGGGGTCTACATCGGTCGGTTCCAACCGCTGCACAACGCCCACCTCGCCGTGATCAAAGAGGCCCTGCAGCGGGTCGAAAAGCTGATCATCGTTCTCGGCAGCGCCAACGCCGCCCGTAGCATCCGCAACCCCTGGCACGAGGAAGAGCGCGAAGTCATGGTTCGCGCCGCCCTGAGCGCTGAAGGCGTTCCAGCCCACCGCGTCATCGTCGCCAGCGTCCGCGACCACCACTACAACGAGGACATGTGGCTGGCCGAAGTGCAGCAGGCTGTGTACACCCATACGCGCGGGACCGACGACGTGGCCCTGATCGGGCACCTCAAGGACGAGACCAGCTACTACCTTCACTCCTTTCCCGGCTTTGACCCGCTCCCGACGCAGGTGCGCCTGGAGCACAGCGCCTCAAGCGTGCGCCAGGCCTACTTTGAAGGCGACATGGAACGCGTCGCTCAGGACGTCCCCGCTGCCGTCTATGCCCAGCTGCAAACCTTCGCGCAAACCCCTGCCTACGCTGAGCTTCAGTCCGAATGGCGGGACATCCTCGCGTACCGGGCGGCCTGGGCGTCTTCGCCCTTCCCCCCCACGTTTAATACGACCGACGCGGTCGTAGTCCGCAGCGGGCACGTCCTCGCAATCCGCCGGGGCGTCAACCCGGGCAAAGGCAAGCTTGCCCTTCCTGGCGGCTTTCTCGACGTTCACCAGCCGCTCCTGACCAGCGCCATCCGGGAACTGCGCGAGGAGACCGGCCTGGGCCCGATGTTCGGCGCGCAGGAATGGAGCAACTACCTGGTGGGCAAAGAGACCTTCGATCATCCCGCACGTTCCCTGCGTGGCCGCACCATCACCACCGCGTTTCACTTTCATCTGGGCAACGGCTCTCTTCCCAACGTGCAGGGGAGCGACGACGCGCAGGAAGCCATGTGGATTCCGATCAGCGCCGCGCTGGGCAGCCCGCGTGAGTGGTTTGAAGATCACCACGCCATCCTCGAAGCCTTCCTGCTCGCGCCGAACCTCGGCCGACCCGGCCTGCCGCACGTCACGCATATGCGGTAA